The DNA sequence CCCGATCTTTGGAAAATTTCTCAACAACAAAAGATGAGTATTCTGCTTTTAAGGCAGGTCTGCGAAAGGTGAAAACCTTTAAAGAATATGTGTCTGTTGGAAGAGCTAAAAAGACGCGTCATGAGGAAGATGGGAGTGATGGCAGGAGCTCTATTAGAAGCGAAGATACTGCTAGTGCTAGCCATTCTCCATTTGACACAGATTCTTTTGATGATGATGCTGGGGGAGAGACAGAGGAGAGTGAGGATTTCGGTGTAAGGCAGTCGGTCAGTTATGAAACACTGGCTCTTGCAAACTGTGCTCAAGTATCATTTTATTCTAATACTAATGTCAGTAGTGAAGATGAGTGTTTGATCTACTATAGTAACCGTAAGCCTGATATCTATCGCTCATGTATGGAAAGCTCTAGTACACCAGTCTCTGAGCAGATATCACAGGGTAGTTCAAAGCGTAGAATCCTGCCTTGGAAGAAGAGGAAAATGAGCCTTACTCCTAAAGCCAAAGGAGAGCCTCTTTTGAAAAAGCATTATGGAGAAGAGGGTGGGGATGATATTGATTTTGATCGCAGGCAGCTGAGCTCTGATGAATCCAGTTTAGGGGTAAATAACAACTGTAGCTTGTCTTTTCTTTTTGTAGTTCGTGTGCTGTTTTTGCTGTTTGACTTTCAAAATAACATGTTCCTAGGATTCTGATATGTTTATGACAACTTTTTTGCAGTGGTATCAAACAGAAGGTGGTTCTACAACTAGTCGATCATCATTTTCTGAATTTGGGGAGGATACTTTTGCTGTGGGCTGTTGGGAGAGCAAGGAAGTAACTAGCCGTGATGGGCTAATGAAGCTTCAGGCACAAGTCTTTTTTGCTTCAATTGATCAAAGAAGTGAACGTGCTGCAGGAGAGAGTGCGTGCACAGCCCTGGTTGCTGTCATTGCTGATTGGTTGCAGTCCAACCAAGATGAAATGCCCATTAAGTCTGATTTCAATAGCTTGATTAGAGATGGATCATCAGAATGGAGAAATCTTTGTAAGAACAAGGAATACATAGAACGGTTCCCAGACAGACACTTTGATCTTGAGACAGTCCTGCAAGCTAAAGTCCGCCCTCTCACGGTTGTTCCAGAGAAATCTTTTATTGGTTTCTTCCATCCTGAAGGACTCAAAGAAGGGGAACTTGACTTCCTTAATGGTGTTATGTCCTTTGATAGCATGTGGGATGAGATTAGTCGCTTGGCATCAGACTTGCCGTGCAACGGTGAATCTTCTTCCATCTATATCATAAGCTGGAATGACCATTTCTTTGTCCTGAAGGTAGAGCGTGACGCTTACTACATAATTGACACTTTGGGTGAGAGGCTTTTTGAGGGGTGTAATCAGGCTTATGTTCTGAAATTTGATAAAGACACAATCATTGAAAGATTACCTCAAGAGAAGAAGCAATTAGATGAAAAAACTGGCAGAGGTAAAGTTGAAAAGAGACACTCAAAAAACTCAAAGGAAGCTAAAGTTGAAAAGAGTCAGCCGAAGAGCCTGAATGAGGTGGAGAATGACAATAAAGTTGAAGCTGAAGTTGTATGCAGAGGCAAAGAGTCATGTAAGGAATATATCAAGAGCTTCTTGGCTGCTATTCCAATAAGGGAATTGCAGGTTGATCTCCAAAAGGGTCTAATGGCATCAACGCCGATTCATCACCGGTTACAGATTGAATTTCACTACACGGAGTTACAACATGGCACAGCTGAATATTCTGCAAATGAAGTCACAGCTGAAGCACCAGTAATATCAATGCCAATGATTGTTGCATAGGGTGGACCCTTTCACTCATTGGTAAATAACTCTGCATTATAATCCTAATTCCTATGTTTCTCTGTTTGTCCGGTTGTCTTGAGGAAATTGAGTCAATATTGAGAAGCATATTTTTGAGCAAGTGTATAGGGCAGCTTTCCCATTTCTGTTTGTGAGAATGGGAAGAAGTGTAAGCCTTTCTTTACTTTTTTAGTTTAGGTATATAGCGTAGTTTGGTTTTTGTTAATTGGTTCTCTTTTGATGTGGTTTTATAACTTAAACTAAAAGGTTTCTGATCGTTAATTTCTGTTAACTCCCATTAACCATGTTCATTAATTTCCTTAAACTCCATAACCATGTCATGAAGAGAAGGTTTCgtgttttactaaaattagcTTTCATTGCTGATTTTGTTTTTGCAACTTTGGTTctctttaacattttttttacgGTGCTTACCTTATGAAAATAGAAAATAGTTGCTGAACTGAACTTGTATAATTAAAAGATTACTATCAATAATATTTATCCAAACTTTCTGATTGGTTAGGGCAAAGCCAAAATTACCACAGCTGTAAAGCTAGTGTTATTGGGTAGGTAGGAACTATTTCACTATGGGGTCATAGGGTTGGAGCTTGTCCACCATCAGTTTACCACAGCTGAGAAACAAGTTTGACAACCCCAGACATCGGAGCATCATTCTGCAGTCAAAGCATACATAAAATTAGAAGTTGCATCTGACAATTGTGTACCAGAGTAGAAAAATAAGCACTGGACCATAAGTTGCTTTCAAAGATAAGATAAATGCTAACCTTATAAACAATTGCATAAAAGTTTATCAGGTTGTTACAACATAAGCAAATGATCTAAGCAATGATGTTTGACTTACCAAGTAAACAACATCAAAGGCATTGCGGTAGGCATCGAGCGAGCTTTCAACGTTATCATTCCTGAAACACCAACAGGAATCATCAATGAATTTTCTAAGAATCAAAGTTAGGTAGAAGTACAAAGTAGCTCTCATTTGTTGAAATTCTTAAAAGGGTAATGTAGCAGACATAACACAGCTTTGTCACAATAGAGAAGTCAAGGAATCTTATTATAAGATCCAAGAGGGTGCTGTTAACCCTTCTAGAAGAATAAATTTAGGTGCCATTAGGTTGGAACTTGGAAGGAATGAAAACACAAGAATATGAAtggaataaaatcaaatttaaaatgcataaaaaaattgcattaaattttttcttatcttCCATTGGAATAGTTTTTCTTTCCATTTTAAAGTGAAATAGTTATTCCACCAAAATGATAGAAAAGTCATTCCagctttaaaatgcaaccaaacaaatgaatgaaataaaaattgtttttattttgcaatcttattcaaataattagtcATTGAAACTACACAGTACAAATACAGcttcaaaaactaaataaaaactggaaatatgtttttttttatggaaCACTGGAAATATGTTGAGTAATGAATATAAACTTTAACTGATTGATAATCTCACAATACAAACTTTAACTCTGTAAAAGAGTAAAACATAATGCAAGCTACTGTTAAAGAAACAAATTTAATAGCTAAGTAAAAAGAATTGACAGAATTTACTCACAGAAATCCCACAGAAATTCTGGTCACATAGTTCAAACCATCAGACATTCCCAGGTCTCCAAGGTGATCACCAAGAAGCAACACATTGGTTCTTGTCTTTACTGATGAATTGTCAGAAGTTGGTTCATCTACATCACCCAGTTCTTTGTGGAGAGGAGCAGCCATTTCAAGTGCGTGTTCATTCTTATTTAAAGTGTGAATTGTCTTCCCTGTACGAAAAATTAGTGGAAACAAAAAACATGAACTCCCTCTAAATCTTCTATCACTtaataatgaataaataaaaacaaatactGGCATAAGAAAGAAAGGCTGAGCCCGAGCTATGATTCTAAAGATCATGAAGTTAAGCACTACTCATCAGGCTAAAATACCCCTACCCCCTAACAATATTATTCTCGTTTGCCTCTTACAATTGGTTAATGTCTTCAAAGAATTGGTTACCTTTAAAAGAAACCAGACAGCCCTTTTCATTGAATACCATTCGGTTTGAGACAATCTTCACATTTTTGAAAGATTTGTGAAGCTTCTGCCTCATGACCTGATATTAAGAAATAAGTGACATTAAACCAAACTGTAAGTCAGATCCACAATTAAAACATAATATTCATTAGTTCCAGAAGTAAAATTTTATCACTCACTTCTTCAATTATATCCGCTAGTCCAGCTGAAAATATAAGTACAGGAATGTCTCTTTCCTGGGATAgcaaaaaccaacaaaaatataaggaagaaaattaaaaaatgagacTTATTctttatgaaattaataatcAAGCCTAGGATAGCCATCCTATACTCTTCAAAATATAGTCCCAATCAAATCATTGGAAGGGAATTGCTGTTGCAATGCCTCACTGTGATGCATATATATCCATCCAGAAAACGTGGTATACATAAAATGAACTTTACCTCCAAAAGTTCAAGTAGTTCGCCAACACCTTCCCTAAAAGCAATTGTAGAATCAGCAACAGATTGCTTTATGCCATCACAAGTAACACCTCCTTCGATTAAAAGAGCATGTGTTTTTCCCCACCTGCATCAATACTATTGACAGTTTCAATcttttgaaaattattgtcCAAACTTAATTTTATCTTAGATGCAGAACACTTCATGACAAAGTGTGATTAGAAGCTACCCTAGTGGACATAATGCTAATATAGTTTCATCATGGATGGAAGCATTTTAGAGTAGTGAATGTGTAAAGATGCGAACCACTCTTCCATGAGCTTTGTTTTCTCCTCAATTGGAATTGTTGGCGAAAACTCTAAGGGATGATAGTGATAATACAATTCCCTCCTTTTCATATCATATTCCGGATTCACCTGTCGCAAAAGGCCATGACTACCTATGGTTGTTATCAATAAAACTGAGACAAATCAAACATATAGAGAATTATATAAACCATTTAAGCACTAGGGTGCCTTACTTGTCCCACGAAGACCATTGACCCAATACTTGGTTAGTGTGGCATCAAAATCTGCAATTACCTGGTATGAAAATGTACCATTAGTATATATCAACAAATATAAGAAAGTCACCGAAAAATTAACCAATTCAATGAAATCAAACAAGTGTAGCAGCACTTCTGATTCTGAACATTGTATGAACTATTCTCACTTTCCACACAGCAAATTATTTAAGTAGAGTAATCGTAAAACACTATCTATATCTACAAATCAATAAAAATGAGATTGCTCtaattatataaatgtatatgtatattctattcCTTACAACATTATGTAATGTGTTGCCTTGCCTGTAGATGAGCTATGTTTCTTAAACATCAAGGACCCaaaaatcacaaaataaaaACTAGAATAAAGGGAATGCAAGAAGGTACTTGGAGTTTTGCAGAACCAGCAGCCCGAATTGCAGAGATTTTGTTTGATAACTTATCAGGGTCAGCCACCACCACCTCAGAACCACCAGATAGACCATTCTCCTCCATTTCTGTCTTATCAAGACAAATTCTACCGAACCCAGAAAAACATATATACTGATTAGTGTAAGTTTTAATAACTAAGATCATTTTTTCAAAGTGTGAGCATAGGATAGGTGGGTGGTAAAAGGGGAAACCTGATTCTGAATTGGACCGAAAAGCAACGGTGGTTCCGTACGGCGTTCAAGCTGACTGGGAGAGTTTTGAAGAAGCTTTGAAGATGATAATTCATTTTACTGAGAAaccatctttttatttttttccaaccagtttttatttttcttcttcttctttcctccCCCTAAAAATGTTTTCATTCAAATTAAGATATTACAGTCCTTaccaaaaatacatataattacAATAACAGATAATGGTAACTAAAATTTACTCATGCTCAAATTCCAAAgtaaattttgtttttggtatttttcataatagtTAACatttttcatgtatatatatgcatTTTTCTGAAAATTACACATTTTATAGTATTTTATGAGATTATCAAGGTGTAATATATGGTAAATGGTTACTCTGaacatattttttcatttttttttaaacttttttggaatttttctcacaaaatattgtttttgaaaaaaaaaactacattttTATAAACATTGACAAAAAGAAAaccataaataataatgaaaattcacCTAGCCATCATTTGTTGATAAAACTCGTGTCTTTGCATTAATAAGTTTTGGTCGACATGAGTTAGTTAGTTACTTGGTAAAATCAATCTCGGTTATAATTAACTTGTTATGGAGTATAATATAAAATGTCAAATTGTATGATCTCTCTTACTTATATAAGGCAATACCAAATACATTGAACTTCCAAAAGCAACATAAACATGTTAAAGTGAATTTAGAAAATGAAACTCAAAACTTTGAGCTCATATGAGGTAGGGCCTTGGATGGAGAGTTCTCAAACACAATATTATTTCATTCTCAAATGGGCTAGGAGGAGCAACCCACAATCCATTTAGATTCATCTTGGGCTACcccattattttattagtattagGCAAACACATAATCCCACAAAAcctttttacttaaaaaaaaacaaaaaacaaaaaaagaagaagaagaagataaaaCTTTACTAATATCTATTAGTTTATTGTAAATGAATATTAATAGATCTTTTACATTGccgaaaaaaattattgtttcaCAAATAATCATATTTTGGGTTAATACATAATTAAAACTAGTTCAATCTTTTTAATACCAGTTCAGTAGTTGCaccaatattttttataatatgctCAAAGTGGAcaattttgaattatattttcGCATGCTATAATTACAATACATATTATCATactaaaaaagtaaataaactATTATTTATCTACGTATAAAAAACAAATTTTCTTTATGGATCGGATAGTGGCAAAATTATTAATGCACTCCTACATACATATTGTTGAAGAAAGTTAGTTTAGTTTGTTACAGTTAACTTTCTCTTAACTGATTAATTTTTCAGTTAGTCTTTGGTTCAGCTCAGTTGAGCTAagtcatgtatatatatacttccAAGCTCTTTTTCAATATCAataatgaatatctttttcactCTATTATATATTTTGACATAGTATTAGGTCTCTCTTTTGTCTCTCATCATGTTCCTTCTATAAGCACTCCTTAGGATTAGCTTAAGATGAGATGGACTTAAAATAAAGATAATTGGGCTCAGAATCTAAGCCATGACCAAAATCCATTATGCGCCATAGAGTTAGATTTTTGTCACtttagcgttcccactcaattgcactattgaattccaagatgtaagtatagGCTAGTCCTGTGGGTAAGCTAATAacaaacaagtcaaagaacccatataatataattgtagaaatagtgattcgaattgtgtattgatttcatagaataatacatatttatatacaaaattaggagactaaatatctactaaatatctaattcttttacagctaatatacatctaatatctaacactccccctcaagctggagcatagatgttaatcatgcccaacttgttacaaagataatcaacccgcaccccattcaaagcttttgtaaaaatatctcctagttgttctccggtcttcacatatcctgtggagatcagaccttgttgaattttctcacgaacaaaatgacaatcaatctcaatgtgcttagttcgctcgtggaatacgggattcgaggcaatatgaagagcagcttgattatcacaccataattttgctggaatagaagtcttaaacccgaattcagtcaaaagctgataaatccatactacctcacacacagactgggccatagctctatattctgattcagcactggatctagatacaacattttgtttcttactcttccaagagaccagattgcccccaacaaatacacaatatcctgaagtggatcgtctatctaccttggagcctgcccaatctgcatcagaaaaacactcaatctgggtatgtccatgatccttgtaaactatACCTCGTATTGGTGCTCCTTTtaagtaacataaaatttgttctaatgctgcccaatgatgaattgttggagAAGACATGAACTGACTGATAACACTAACCGGGAATACAATATCTGGACGAGTCACagttaaataattcaactttccaactaacctgcgatatttctcaggatcttcaaatggtttcccatcacgtgtaagatgcatagctggattcattggagcattgcaaggttttgatcccaatttccctgtctcagttagcaaatcaagtacatactttctttgagacagaaaaataccttgtttactccgagtaacttcaatccccaagaaatacttgagctcccctaaatctttcgtgttaaattgggtgtgaatgaaagacttaagggatgagatgccttcagtatcatttccagtaataacgatgtcatcaacgtacaccactaacaaaatgataccaacagttgatcttttataaaacacagaatgatctgacttacttttcaacaaaccaaacttctcaacagcctgactaaatttaccaaaccaagcacgagggctttgtttcaatccatataaagatttgcgaagatgacaaactcgccctaactccccctgagcaacaaacccaggaggttgctccatatatacttcttcctcaagatctccatgaagaaaagcattttaatatcaagctgatgcaaaggccaatgatgagtagctgccatggaaatgaacagtcgaacaaatgtgagtttagcaacaggagaaaaagtatcacaatagtccacgccataggtttgagcataacccttggcaacaagacgggcctttaagcgagcaactgtgccgtctggattgaatttaacCGTGAACACCCATTTACACCCGATGGCCTATTTTCCGGAAGGTAAATCAACCAAGACCCAAGTACCATTCGCAACCaaagcattcatctcttctatcattgcagcaagccaaccaggatgagacatcgcttctcgaacagttttaggaatagtgatagaatcaagagaagcaataaaagaacaagaagaagaggagagatgATTATAAGACACAAAAGAAGTAATAGGAAAAGTACATTGGCGTTTACCTTTACGTAGTGCAATGGGAAGATCATCTGAGATTTCCggatctgatgatgaagatgcaggtgcaggacatgaaacaggaggtggaggaggggggcgcctggtgtacactataggaggccgagggagtggtggaggtggtagaggtggtggaggtggtggaggccgagggagtggtggaggtggtaTTGTGGGGGTGACGACCGAGGCAGGTGAAGGAACAAGAGACCCGCCAGAACATGTAGCAGGCGCATAGGATGTGACAGAATAAACTaacaaatcatcatcctccccctgactagtagaagtagtggaagaggaaaaataaggtgtattttctacaaaggtaacatcaatagaaacaagatatttgttgagatcaggacaataacacctataccctttctgaagacgagaataaccaagaaagacacactttagtgccttagggtctaatttggtgacagatggacggacatcgcgagcaaaacaaacactaccaaatactcgcggagcaactggaaataatgacttattaggaaaaagaattttaaatggaatttcaccattaagaacagaggatggcatgcgattaataagaaagcatgccgtggaaactgcatcggcccaaaaaggtttaggaactttcatttgaaacaagagagcacgtgcagtttcaagaagatgtctgtttttacgttctgcaacaccattctgaggtgccgtatcaacacaagaagtttcatgaagcatgccattagaggtcatataagattgaaattgagcagacgtgtactctttggcattatcacttctcaaagtacaaatagatacattaaattgagtttgaatCTCAAAGACAAAAAGCATGagaatatagaaaacaactcagaacgatttttcattaaatataaccaagttacacgagaataatcatccacaaaagtaacaaaatacctgaatccaggttgagacaaaataggagaaggaccccaaacatcagaatgaactaactcaaaaggaacactagcacgtttattgacacgtggactcaaactaacacgatgatgtttggcaaactgacatgactcacaatctaatgaagataaactactatattggggacacagtttcttgagcaaaggaagggatggatgacctaaacgacaatgagcctcaaaagcggaagcaacactcgaacaaacaatagaggttggcggaagtgggtcaagaacatacaagccaccagattcatgtcctttaccaataatcttcttcgtcataagatcctgaaacaaacaatgatcaggaaagaatgagatgcaacaatttagattacgagtgagttgactaacagaaagcaaattaaaggaCAAATCAGGTAAATGTAAGACTCATGACAAAGATAGCATAGGTGTAGGAACAATAGTGCCAGATCCAAGAACAGAAACTGTTGACCCATCAGCTAAGGTGTCAACAGAAGTGGGACTGTGAGACTGAAAAGTGAAAAAGAGACGGGAATTACCTGTCATATGATCtgtggcaccagaatcaatgacccattttgagg is a window from the Cannabis sativa cultivar Pink pepper isolate KNU-18-1 chromosome 1, ASM2916894v1, whole genome shotgun sequence genome containing:
- the LOC115705386 gene encoding uncharacterized protein LOC115705386 isoform X1; its protein translation is MNYHLQSFFKTLPVSLNAVRNHRCFSVQFRIRICLDKTEMEENGLSGGSEVVVADPDKLSNKISAIRAAGSAKLQVIADFDATLTKYWVNGLRGTILLITTIGSHGLLRQVNPEYDMKRRELYYHYHPLEFSPTIPIEEKTKLMEEWWGKTHALLIEGGVTCDGIKQSVADSTIAFREGVGELLELLEERDIPVLIFSAGLADIIEEVMRQKLHKSFKNVKIVSNRMVFNEKGCLVSFKGKTIHTLNKNEHALEMAAPLHKELGDVDEPTSDNSSVKTRTNVLLLGDHLGDLGMSDGLNYVTRISVGFLNDNVESSLDAYRNAFDVVYLNDAPMSGVVKLVSQLW
- the LOC115705386 gene encoding uncharacterized protein LOC115705386 isoform X2, coding for MNYHLQSFFKTLPVSLNAVRNHRCFSVQFRIRICLDKTEMEENGLSGGSEVVVADPDKLSNKISAIRAAGSAKLQVIADFDATLTKYWVNGLRGTSSHGLLRQVNPEYDMKRRELYYHYHPLEFSPTIPIEEKTKLMEEWWGKTHALLIEGGVTCDGIKQSVADSTIAFREGVGELLELLEERDIPVLIFSAGLADIIEEVMRQKLHKSFKNVKIVSNRMVFNEKGCLVSFKGKTIHTLNKNEHALEMAAPLHKELGDVDEPTSDNSSVKTRTNVLLLGDHLGDLGMSDGLNYVTRISVGFLNDNVESSLDAYRNAFDVVYLNDAPMSGVVKLVSQLW
- the LOC115705385 gene encoding uncharacterized protein LOC115705385 translates to MVVRMMKWPPWPPVVWSKKFEVVVSFRRIEGLDLVKLDGEEKRVFVEVQWKGQKGTALGSLRRSTKKNLSKESSVSDNGVVEFDEEFRSVCNFSGPKEGAFHPWELALTLFNGVNQGLKNRALVLGTSSLNLADYVSMNEGKEFGLKIPLNAPGCTSESSPSVTLSLVLLELGTAQDLSVSVQGPTSPLPTSPRSLENFSTTKDEYSAFKAGLRKVKTFKEYVSVGRAKKTRHEEDGSDGRSSIRSEDTASASHSPFDTDSFDDDAGGETEESEDFGVRQSVSYETLALANCAQVSFYSNTNVSSEDECLIYYSNRKPDIYRSCMESSSTPVSEQISQGSSKRRILPWKKRKMSLTPKAKGEPLLKKHYGEEGGDDIDFDRRQLSSDESSLGWYQTEGGSTTSRSSFSEFGEDTFAVGCWESKEVTSRDGLMKLQAQVFFASIDQRSERAAGESACTALVAVIADWLQSNQDEMPIKSDFNSLIRDGSSEWRNLCKNKEYIERFPDRHFDLETVLQAKVRPLTVVPEKSFIGFFHPEGLKEGELDFLNGVMSFDSMWDEISRLASDLPCNGESSSIYIISWNDHFFVLKVERDAYYIIDTLGERLFEGCNQAYVLKFDKDTIIERLPQEKKQLDEKTGRGKVEKRHSKNSKEAKVEKSQPKSLNEVENDNKVEAEVVCRGKESCKEYIKSFLAAIPIRELQVDLQKGLMASTPIHHRLQIEFHYTELQHGTAEYSANEVTAEAPVISMPMIVA